A region from the Brachyspira hampsonii genome encodes:
- a CDS encoding glycosyltransferase — protein sequence MMKSNPLISIIIPVYNGENYIKDAINSALNQTYRNIEVIVVDDGSKDNTANIINDFSNKVTYIYKENGGVASALNCAIKAAKGDYISWLSHDDIYYPNKIEEEVNELKNIDDKTVIYSGFEFVNEKLELITAFENSSKTEYRRLNNNFYSILLSDIGGCTLLIPKDVFSNVGFFDENLSCVQDYDFWFRMFKYGYKVKYIPKVLLQYRMHEKQDSNSKKDFLRNEGNKLWINMLKNINDDEYQSIFFNKYNVLNKIRNRMKNSVYDKLIEFINTELEIYKENNKQYYSSNNKISVIINIYNRNYDNLNFIIDSIIEQNYDNIEIIFITNHKLNINSNIEYKIFNPERDNNILNIIEGNFIQFINNNEILLKDKLHSQFNEFIEDPSIDISYSNYYFNEDNNKIYPKLDSLSFNEDKQFEDMLYFWNNPIYIPLCSMLIKRKVFEKINMVYNNDYNIIMQLSFYGKMKFINRYFFYCIDNIKNKNYYTQVENEINNNKYILDRFKDYILLDNFYLYRSNFLKDYSLKNLDKKKCVIFKIEFNVSYLYIYIFNIRIALKRSRKFSYRVFLFLYMLNKNRKNK from the coding sequence AAGTAATAGTAGTTGATGATGGTTCTAAAGATAATACAGCAAATATTATCAATGACTTTTCAAATAAAGTAACTTATATTTATAAAGAGAATGGCGGAGTAGCCAGTGCATTAAATTGTGCAATAAAAGCAGCAAAAGGAGATTACATATCTTGGTTATCACATGATGATATTTATTATCCTAATAAAATAGAAGAAGAAGTAAATGAATTAAAAAATATAGATGACAAGACAGTGATATATTCAGGTTTTGAATTTGTTAATGAAAAACTAGAACTTATAACAGCATTTGAAAATTCATCTAAAACAGAATATAGAAGATTAAACAATAATTTTTATTCTATATTACTTTCTGATATTGGCGGATGCACATTACTGATTCCTAAAGATGTTTTTTCTAATGTTGGTTTCTTTGATGAGAATCTTTCATGTGTGCAGGATTATGATTTTTGGTTTAGAATGTTTAAATATGGATATAAAGTAAAATATATACCAAAAGTTCTATTACAATATAGAATGCATGAAAAACAAGATAGTAATTCTAAAAAAGATTTTCTAAGAAATGAGGGAAATAAATTATGGATTAATATGTTAAAAAATATAAATGATGATGAATATCAAAGTATATTTTTTAACAAATATAATGTTCTTAATAAAATAAGAAATAGAATGAAAAATTCTGTTTATGACAAATTGATAGAGTTTATAAATACTGAACTTGAAATATATAAAGAAAATAATAAGCAATATTATTCTAGTAATAATAAAATTTCTGTTATTATTAACATTTATAATAGAAATTATGATAATCTTAATTTTATTATTGATTCTATTATAGAGCAAAATTATGATAATATAGAAATCATATTTATAACAAATCATAAATTAAATATTAATTCTAATATAGAGTATAAAATTTTTAACCCTGAGAGAGATAATAATATTTTGAATATAATAGAGGGGAATTTTATACAATTTATAAATAATAATGAAATTTTACTTAAAGATAAACTACATTCACAATTTAATGAATTTATAGAAGATCCATCCATAGATATATCATATTCAAATTATTATTTTAATGAAGATAACAATAAAATATATCCAAAATTGGACTCATTAAGTTTTAATGAAGATAAACAATTTGAGGATATGCTTTATTTTTGGAATAATCCAATATATATACCATTATGCAGCATGCTTATAAAAAGAAAAGTATTTGAAAAAATAAATATGGTATATAACAATGATTATAATATTATTATGCAGTTATCATTTTATGGAAAAATGAAATTTATAAATAGATACTTTTTTTATTGCATAGATAATATCAAAAACAAAAATTATTATACTCAAGTGGAAAATGAAATTAATAATAATAAATACATTTTAGATAGATTCAAAGATTATATATTATTAGATAATTTCTATTTATATAGAAGTAATTTCTTGAAAGACTATTCTCTAAAAAATTTAGATAAAAAAAAGTGCGTAATATTCAAAATAGAATTTAATGTAAGTTATTTATACATATATATATTCAATATAAGAATAGCTTTAAAAAGAAGCAGAAAATTTTCTTATAGGGTATTTTTATTCTTATATATGTTAAATAAAAATAGGAAAAACAAATGA
- the wecB gene encoding non-hydrolyzing UDP-N-acetylglucosamine 2-epimerase — protein MKVMTILGTRPEIIKLTQVIKELDKYTEHILVHTGQNFDYELNEVFFNDLELRKPDYFLNVAGETLSKTIGNIISNSDEVMEKEKPDALLLYGDTNSCLSIIPAKRRKIPVFHMEAGNRCFDERVPEEINRKIVDHLADINLVITEQARHYLQREGIASERIIKIGSSMKEIFEIYKDKINNSNILDKLSLEKNKYFVVSSHREEVVDIESNLRSLIESLNALSEKYDYKIIFSTHPRTRRLLDKLGNIKVHNNIIFSKPFGFFDYIALQKNSFCTLSDSGTITEESSILKFPSVTIRNAHERPEGNDEGTLIMCGYKKDRVLKAVEVVTEQYKNNMIPKTVEDYDVDNLSMKVVRIILGYTEYINENIWRKI, from the coding sequence ATGAAAGTAATGACTATACTTGGAACCAGACCTGAAATAATAAAACTTACTCAGGTTATAAAAGAATTAGATAAATATACTGAGCATATATTAGTTCATACCGGACAAAATTTTGATTATGAACTTAATGAAGTATTTTTTAATGATTTAGAATTAAGAAAACCGGATTATTTTCTTAATGTTGCTGGTGAAACATTATCAAAAACTATAGGTAACATTATATCAAATTCTGATGAAGTTATGGAAAAAGAAAAACCTGATGCATTACTTTTATATGGTGATACTAACTCCTGTCTTTCTATAATACCGGCAAAAAGAAGAAAAATACCTGTATTTCATATGGAGGCTGGTAACAGATGTTTTGATGAAAGAGTTCCTGAAGAAATAAATAGAAAAATAGTAGATCATTTGGCAGATATTAATTTAGTAATTACTGAACAGGCTAGACACTATTTACAAAGAGAAGGTATAGCTTCTGAAAGAATTATAAAGATTGGTTCTTCTATGAAAGAAATATTTGAAATATATAAAGATAAAATTAATAATTCAAATATATTGGATAAATTATCATTAGAGAAAAATAAATATTTTGTAGTTAGTTCGCATAGAGAAGAAGTTGTTGATATAGAATCTAATTTAAGGTCTTTAATAGAATCATTAAATGCATTGTCTGAAAAATATGATTATAAAATAATATTTTCAACTCATCCCAGAACTAGAAGACTTTTAGATAAATTAGGAAACATTAAAGTTCACAATAATATTATTTTTTCTAAGCCATTTGGATTTTTTGATTATATAGCATTACAAAAAAATTCTTTCTGTACTCTTTCAGACAGCGGTACTATAACAGAAGAAAGTTCTATATTGAAATTTCCTTCAGTAACTATAAGAAATGCTCATGAAAGACCTGAAGGCAATGACGAGGGTACATTAATAATGTGCGGATACAAAAAAGATAGAGTATTAAAAGCTGTTGAGGTCGTTACAGAACAATATAAAAATAATATGATACCAAAAACTGTAGAAGATTATGATGTTGATAACTTATCTATGAAAGTAGTTAGAATAATACTTGGTTATACAGAATACATTAATGAAAACATTTGGAGGAAAATATGA